CCGGTCGTGCCTCGCGGAAGATCGCCAGCGCCTTGTCGCCGTACGCGCACCAGATGGGCTCGTAGCCCTCGTTGCGCAGCACGATGGACAGCATCTCGGCGAGCGCCGCGTCGTCGTCCACCACGAGCACCCGGCTCCGGGTGCCGTTATTCCTGGCCGATTCCGACACGATTTCTTGACCTCCGTCTACCGGTTCTCCCGGTGTATTCCCCGCCGCTCCTCGATCTTATGCACCAACCGTTACCTCGAGGTGCGCTCGGGCCGGGCGTGGCGGTCTTCTCCCCCTCCGGAGGACGACGTCCGGAGCCGCTCAGTTCAGCTCGGGGTCCTCGACCCAGGTGGCGAAGAAGGCCGTCTCACCGGGCTGGCGGCGCAGCACCACCCGCCACAGGTCCAGCGGCTTGCGGCCGAAGACGTCCTCGTAGGTGGCCTCCGCCAGGTGCCAGCGGCCCTGCGCGATCTCGTCCTGCAGCTGCCCCGCGGACCACCCCGCGTAGCCCGCGAAGATCCGCAGGTCGCGGTAGGCGCCGGCCACGATCTCGATCGGTGTGTCGAGGTGCAGCAGGCCCACCGTGTCGAACAGCGGCCGCCAGCCGGGCGGCTCCTCCCCCGGCGTCCGCACGCTCGCCAGGCAGATGGCGCCGTTCGGCGAGACCGGCCCGCCGTGGAACAGCAGCCGCGGCTCCGAGACCGAGCCCACCCAGTCGGGCAGGACGGCGTCCAACGAGGTCTGGGAGATCTCGTTGAGGATCACGCCGAGGGCACCGTCCTCGTCGCAGTCGAGCACGAGCACCACGGTCTGGTCGAAGACCCCGTCGGCGATGAGCACGCTGGAGACCAGCAGGCTGCCGGGACTGGGGCTGCCCGGCGGCCGGCTCATGCGACCCCCGCGCGGCTGGGGGCCGGGTCCGCGGTCCCCGCCGCGGCCGTGGACCGGGGCGCGGCGCGGCGCAGCAGCCCGACGGCCACCAGCGCGCCCGCGGCGATGCCCACCCCGTCGGCGAGCGCGTCCAGGGGGTCACCCGTCCGGCCGGTGTAGAAGGTGTGCTGCACGACCTCGCTGACCACGGCGTGCGCGGCGAAGACCCCGACCACCACCAGCAGCGTCCGCCGGGACGGCCGCCGGCCCCGCGCCAGCCGCCGCAGCCCGAGCGCCAGCAGCAGCAGCCCGACGGGCAGCGCGAAACCCAGCCCGTGCTCCAGCTTGTCCGCGTGCGGGAACCAGCCGGGGCTGGGCGGCCCGCTCACGCGGTAGAGGCCCCACAGCTGGGCCGCGACCGCCAGACCGGCCAGCACGGCGACCCCCGGCCAGCGCGACCGGTCCCCCGTTGCTCGGTCGGTCATCGTCCTAGACGACGACGTCGGGGTCGGTGGGCAGCTCGGCGGGGCCGCCGGCAGCGCGGCGGACGGCGGTGGCGACGGCGGTGTGCACCTCGGCGTTGAACACGCTCGGGGTGATGTAGGCGGCGTTCAGCTGGTCGTCGGTGACCACGCCGGCGAGCGCGCGGGCGGCGGCGAGCAGCATGGTGGTGGTGATCTCCTTCGACCGGGCGTCGATGAGGCCGCGGAAGACGCCGGGGAAGGCCAGCACGTTGTTGATCTGGTTGGGGAAGTCGGAGCGGCCGGTGGCGACCACGGCCGCGTGCTGCATGGCCTCCAACGGGTCGACCTCGGGCTCGGGGTTGGCGAGGGCGAAGACGATCGCGTCGTCGGCCATCCCGGCGATGTCGTCCCCGGTCAGCAGGTTGGGCGCCGACACCCCGATGAACACGTCCGCCCCGACGACGGCGGCGGTCAGCGAGCCGGTGACGTCGAGGGCGTTGGTGTGCTCGGCCAGCCAGGCCAGCTCCCCGGTCAGCCCGGGACGGCCGCGGTGGACGACGCCCTCGATGTCGGAGACGACGATGTGCCGGACCCCCGCGGCGAGCAGCAGCTTGATGATCGCGGTGCCGGCCGCGCCGGCGCCCGACATGACGATCCGCACGTCGGCGATGCCCTTCTCGACGACGCGGAGGGCGTTGTACAGCGCGGCGAGCACGACGATCGCGGTGCCGTGCTGGTCGTCGTGGAAGACCGGGATGTCGAGCTGCTCGCGCAGCCGGGCCTCCACCTCGAAGCAGCGCGGGGCGGAGATGTCCTCCAGGTTGATGCCGGCGAAGCCGGGGGCGACGGCCTTGACGACCGCGACGATCTCGTCGACGTCCTGGGTGTCGAGGCAGAGCGGCCAGGCGTCGATGTCGCCGAACCGCTTGAACAGCGCGGCCTTGCCCTCCATGACCGGCAGCGCCGCCTCGGGCCCGATGTTGCCCAGCCCCAGCACGGCCGAGCCGTCGGTGACCACGGCGATGGAGTTCCGCTTGGAGGTGAGCCGGCGGGCGTCCTCCTTGTTCTTGGCGATGGCCAGGCAGACGCGGGCGACGCCGGGGGTGTAGACCATCGACAGGTCGTCGCGGTTGCGGATCGGGTGCTTGGAGCGCATCTCGATCTTGCCGCCGAGGTGCATCAGGAAGGTGCGGTCGCTGACCTTGCCGATCGTGACGCCGGGCACGGCGCGCATGATCTCGACGAGCTCGTCGGCGTGGTCGGTGTCCCGCGCGGCGCAGGTCACGTCGATCTGCAGCCGCTCGTGGCCGGAGGCGGTGACGTCGAGGGCGGTGACGCTGCCGCCGGCGCCCTCCACGGCCGAGGTCAGGGCGGAGACCGAGCTGCCACCTGCGGGCACCTCCAGCCGCACCGTGATCGAGTACGAGACGGAGGGGAGGGCGCTCACGCCCCGCATCCTCTCACGCCTCCCGCCGGGCGGGCGGCGACGGCGGCACGGGCGCCGACGGCTCCCCGCGGGCGGCGTCCGAGGCTCAGCCCGGAGGTGCCGCCTGCTCCCGGGCGGTCGTCTCGGCCCACAGCCCGACGTCGCCCCGGCTGAGCGCGACGGCCAGCAGCTCGGGGAACTGGTCGGGGGTGCAGGCGAACGCGGGGACGCCGAGGGCGGCGAGGGCGGCGGCGTGCTCGTGGTCGTAGGCGGGGGCTCCGGAGTCCGCCAGGGCCAGCAGCACGACGACCAGCACGCCGTCGGCGACCAGCTGGTGCACGCGGCGCAGCATCTCCTCGGCGAGGCCGCCCTCGAACAGGTCGGAGATGAGGACGAGCACCGTCTCCTCCGGCCGGGTGACCAGCGACTGGCAGTAGGCCAGCGCCCGGTTGATGTCGGTGCCGCCGCCCAGCTGGCAGCCGAACAGCACCTCGACGGGGTCGGCCAGCTGCTCGGTGAGGTCGACCACCTCGGTGTCGAACACCACCAGCGAGGTGCGCACCGTCCGCAGCGAGGCGAGGGTCGCGGCGAAGACGGCGGCGTAGACGACCGACTCGGCCATCGAGCCGGACTGGTCGAGGGCGACGACGACGTCCCGCGACACCGTCCGGGACGCCCGCCGGTAGCCGACCAGCCGTTCCGGCACCACCGTCCGGTGCTCGGGCAGGTAGTTCCGCAGGTTGGCGCTGATCGTCGCCGGCCAGTCGATGTCGGCCGGGCGCGGCCGCCGGGTGCGGTCGGCCCGGCTGACCGCCCCGTTGACCGCCGCCGTCGTCCGGGTGGCGATCCGCCGCTCGATCTCGGCCACCACCTTGCCGACGACCAGCCGGGCGGTGCGCCGGGTGGTCTCCGGCATCACCCGGTTGAGCCCGATCAGCGTGCTCGCGAGGTGGACGTCGGGCTGCACCGAGTCCAGCAGCTCCGGCTCGAGGAGCATCGAGGTGAGCTGCAGCCGGTCGATGGCGTCCCGCTGCATGACCTGCACGACGCTGGTCGGGAAGTAGGTGCGGATGTCGCCCAGCCACCGGGCGACGCCCGGCGCCGAGGACCCGAGCCCGCCGGCCCGCCGGGAGCGGGTGCCGCCCTCGCCCTCGCCGCCGTCGTAGAGCGCGGCGAGGGTCCGGTCCATGGCCACCTCGTCGGCGGTCAGCGTGGCGTCCAGCTCCTCCTCGGCCGCCCCGCCGAGCAGCAGCCGCCAGCGGCGCCGCCCCTCCTCCTCCGCCGGCCCGCTCACCGGGCCCCGCCGAGGATGAGGTCGACGGTGTCCAGCGCGCCGTGTGCGAGCTCCTCGTCGAGCTCGACCGCGACCGGCGACGACGCAGCCGGCCCGCCCCGGGCCACCAGCCGCCCGGCCAGCGAGCGCCGCTCGGCCGGGGTGAAGGTGCCGAAGGTCCGCCGGACCAGCGGCAGCAGGTCGGTGAACTCCCGCTCGTCCAGCGAGGTCACCCAGCCGTCGAGCAGGTCCCGCAGCTGGGCGTCGTGGAGGAGCAGCAGGGCGCCGTCGGCGAAGAAGCCCTCCACCCAGGCCGCCTTGGCCGCGGCGTCGACGCCGTGCGAGAGCGCGCGCTCGACCCGGGCCGGGACGTCGTCGAGCCGGTCCGCGTCGACCAGCAGCCGGACCACCCGGCCCAGCAGGAGGCCGTGCACGTCCCGTCGGTCGACGACGGTGGCGAGGGCGCCGAGCCAGCGCTCGCGCAGGCCGGTGCCGGCCAGCAGCTCGACGTCCTCGGTGGAGGCGGCGGCCTCGGCGAGCAGGCCGACGGCCGCCCCGACCTGGTCGACGAGCCCCCGCAGCCGGGCGGCGCTGTCGTCGTCCAGGCTGCCGACGGCCTGCGGCAGGCCGGCGCAGATCCGCAGCACGAGCACCTCGCTGACCTGGCGGAGCGCGCCAGTGTCGGTGCGCCGGACGTCGCCGTAGCGCTGGGCGCGGGCCAGCGGCGGCAGCGCCTCCATCAGGTGGACGACGTCGGCGTCGAGCGCCGCCCGCTCCGCCAGGACGGTGAACAGCCGCTGCAGCGCGTCGGGGAGGCCGGCGAGCAGGCAGTGCTCGACGGTCCGGGTCAGCTCGACGAGGCTGCCGCCCTCCAGCCGGTCGTGCACGCGGGCGGTGGCGGCCGACTCGACGGTGGTGCCCCAGACGGCGGCCCGGACCAGCGCCACCGCGAGGGCGGGCCGCCAGGTCGCCGACCAGGTCTCCCGGAAGGTGCCCTGGCTGTCCACGCCGCTGTCGGCGGGGGTCACCCAGTCGATGCCGAGCAGGCGCAGCCGGTGGAACAGCTGGGAGCGGGCCTGGTCGACCGGGCGGCGCAGGTCGAGGTCGAGCACCCGGGCCTTGGGCTCCCGGCGGACGCGCAGCCGCCGGCAGGTGGCGACGAGGTCGGCCTCCAGCGGGACCATCGGCACGGCGGGGTCGACCGCCCCGAGGGCCTCCCCCACCACCAGGTCGGCGGTGACCAGCCGGGCGGCGCGGTCGTCGCCGTCGCAGAGCACCGCGCGGGTCGCCTCCTGCACCTCGGCGAGGCCGGCGAGCGGCCGCAGCCGGAGGGCGGCCAGCGTCTCGGCCAGCCGGACGGCCTCGATGACGTGCGCGCTGGAGACCACGAGGTCGTGCCGGCGCAACGCGTGCGCGACGTGGGTCAGCCAGCGCACCACCGGCGCGTCGGGGGCGGTCCAGAGGTGCTCGTACCAGCCGGGCGAGGTGATGCCGGCGCCGTACCCGCTGGCTGTGGCCAGGTGCCCGTGCGTCCACGGCACCCAGGTCAGCGTGACCTTCCGCTTCGGGGCGCCGCGCAGCACCCGGGCGTCGGCGACCGCGGGCGGCAGCGGCCAGGTGAGCGCGGGGGCGTGCCAGGCACCGCAGACGACGGCCACCCGGCGGCGGCCCCGCTTCACGGCGGCGCGGATCGTCTGGCGCATGTGGGCCTCCCGCCGTTCCTCGCGCAGGGCGTCCTTGCCGGCGGGCCGGCCGACCTCGCGGCGCAGCTCGGCCATCGCCTCGGTCAGCAGCGGGAACGGCGACGAGCCGTCCAGCCGGGCCTCGACCACGTCGTCCCACCAGCGCTCGGGGTCGTCGTAGCCGGCGGCCTCGGCCAGCGCCCGCAGCGGGTCGGCCCGCGCCCAGCGCCGGGGGTCCAGCGCGGCGTCGGGGTCGGCGACCGCGACGGCCGGTCCCGGGGCCCCGCCCCCGGGCGCCACCCCGGCCCCGTCCTCCGCGCCCGGCCCGTCCGTCGCCGGTTCCGGCGGCTCGGCGTCGAAGAGGTCGGCCCGCTGCGGTGCGAGCACCTGGGCGGCCGGCAGGTCGCACATCCCCACCTCCACGCCGGCGCCGAGGGCCCAGCGCAGCGCCTGCCACTCGGGGGAGAACACGGCGAAGGGCCAGAAGGCGGAGACGGCCGGGTCGTCGGCCGCGTAGGCCAGCAGCGCCACCGGGGGGGCGGTGCCGGCGGCCGCGGCGAAGTGCAGCAGCGGGTCGGCGTCGACCGGACCCTCGATCAGCACCACGTCGGGGGCGAAGGCCTCCAGCGCGGTCAGCAGCGAGCGCGCCGACCCCGGGCCGTGGTGGCGGATGCCGTACACCTCGACCTGCGGCTCGACCGGGCCGGCGGGAGCCTCCGCGCGCTCCGGTGCCGGAGCCGCGGCCGGCTCGACCGCGCTCGCCGTCACCCCACCTCCCGGCAGGCGCGGTAGAACGCGGCCCAGTCCTCCCGGGGCCGGACGACGACCTCCAGGTACTCGTCCCAGGCGACCTGGTCGGAGACCGGGTCCTTCACCACGGCCCCCACCAGCCCGGCGGCGACGTCCGCGGCCCGCAGCTGGCCGTCGCCGAAGTGCGCCGAGAGCGCCAGCCCGCTGGTCACGACCGAGATGGCCTCCGCCGTCGAGAGGGTGGCCGACGGGCTCTTGATCCGGGTGCGGCCGTCGGCGCTCAGCCCCGACCGGAGCTCCCGGAAGACGGTGACGACGCGGCGGATCTCCTCCACTGCCGTCGGCACGGCGGGCAGCTCGAGGGAGGACGCCATCTCCGCGACCCGGCTGCTGACGATGGCCACCTCGTCCTCCTCCCGGGCGGGCAGCGGCAGCACGACGGTGTTGAACCGCCGGCGCAGCGCCGACGACAGGTCGTTGACGCCCTTGTCGCGGTCGTTGGCGGTGGCGATCACGTTGAAGCCCTTGAGGGCCTGGACCTCGTCGCCCAGCTCGGGCACCGGCAGCGTCTTCTCCGACAGCACGGTGATGAGGGCGTCCTGGACGTCGGCCGGGATGCGGGTGAGCTCCTCGATCCGGGCGATCGCCCCGGTCCGCATGGCCACCATCACCGGCGACGGCACCAGGGCGGCGTCGCTCGGCCCCTCGGCCAGCAGCCGCGCGTAGTTCCACCCGTAGCGGATGGCGTCCTCGGTGGTCCCCGAGGTGCCCTGGACCAGCAACGTCGAGCGGCCGGAGACGGCGGCGGCGAGGTGCTCGGAGACCCACGACTTCGCGGTGCCGGGGACGCCGAGCAGCAGCAGGGCGCGGTCGGTGGCCAGGGTGGCCACGGCGACCTCGACCAGACGTCGGGAGCCGACGTACTTGGGGCTGACCGGTGTGCCGTCGGGCAGCACGCCGCCCAGCAGGTAGGTGACCACGGCCCAGGGCGACAGCCGCCAGTGCGGCGGCCGGGGCCGGTCGTCGGCCGCGGCCAGGGCGGTCAGCTCGGCGGCGTAGACCTGCTCGGCGTGCGGCCGGAGCGGCTCTCCCGCGGTCGCCGGCGTGGGGACGGCCTCGGTGGTCGTGGTCATGGCTGCTCCTGGTGCTCGGGGGCGTCGGTCGGGTCGCCCGGGAGGGCGTCGAGGTCGAAGGCCTGGTCGACGGCCGCCCGGTCGGCGGCGGCCGCCGCGGCGGCGGCCACCGCTTCCTGCACCAGGCGCAGGCCGGGCAGGCCGCGTTGCGGGCCGTCGGGCAGCGCGTCGGCCGCCTGCTGCAGGAGGTCGGCGTCGGCGGTGGCCAACCGGGCGCCGACGGCGGCGCCGTAGCGGCTGGCCCGCCAGCCCAGCTGGCCGGCGAGCAGCACCCGCAGGGCCGCGACCGCGAGCTCGCGCGGCCAGGGGGCGGGGACGTCGAGCGCCAGCTCCGGCCGGGCGCGCACGGCGGCCTCGTCGGGGACGCCGACCGGGGGGTCGGCGGGCCGGCCGGGCACCGGCCGCTCGAGGACCTCGGCGAGCCGGGACCAGGCCGGGTTCTGGCGGACGAACCAGACGCCCTGGGCGCCGAGGGCCTGCGCCAGCACCCCGCGGTCGAGGTCGGGGCGGGTGGCGGCGAAGGCGGCCAGCTCCGTCCAGTGCTCCGGGGCCGGGCGGACCCCGCGGGCGGCGGCGGCCCCGAGCCAGGCGTTCAGCAGCTCCGGCACCGGCCGGGCGAGCAGTCGCGTCAGCAGCTCCTGCGCCGCCGCGGACGCCCACGGTGCCGGGTCGTCGGGGGCCTGCGGCGGCGCCGGGCAGCGGCCGAGCGGGCGGGCGGCCCGGTGCCGTGCCCGCTGCCGGACGGCGTGGTCCAGCAGCACGGCGCTGGCGGGGGCCTCACCGTCCGCCGCGCTGGCGGTCAGCACCTCCGGCGGCAGGGGCCGGCGGTCGGTGCCCAGCAGGGCGACCGTGACCACCTCGCTCCACGCCGGGTCGCGCGGAGGTGCGGTGCTCATCAGGCCGCCCGCAGCACGGCGGCCCCGGTTCCGGCGGCCCCCAGCACGGCCAGCGGTCGGGCTCCCTCGGCGGTCCACTCGGCCATCACGGCGACGGTCCGGCCGCGGCCCTGGGCGACCAGCGGCCAGGGCTCGGCCCCGCCGACCAGCAGCGGGCAGCAGATCCCGTCGGCGTCGCGCAGCCGCCAGCCGGCGTCGCCGTCGGGCGGCACGGGCGCGGCCCGGAGCAGCACGGGCAGCCGGGCGGCCCAGGGGTCGGCGGCCAGCAGGTCGGCGAACCGCCGGCGCGCGGTGCCGAGGCCGTCCTCCGGCGGCCAGGGCTCGCCCCGGTGCGCGAGCGCAGGGTCGGCCGCCGTCGGTTCCCCGACCACGGCGCGCAGCTGGCCGGCCCCGGGGTAGAAGTGCAGCCGACCGACGAACCGGTCGCCGAGGACGACGGTGGTGTCGGGCGCCCCGCCGGGCGGGACGAAGGTCAGCCAGAGGGCCCACCGCCGGCTGTGCCGCCCCCACAGCCAGACGCGGCGGCTCTCCAGCTTCGACTCGACGGTGTCGAGCTGGCCGACGGCGAGCCACTCGTCCTCCACCGCGGGCCCGGCCAGCACGTCGGCCCGGCTGACGGGGTAGCCGACGTGCCCCCGGACCGTGGCCGCGAGGTCGGCCGGCAGGGTGTCGATCCGCCGGTGCGCCTGGACCAGCAGGTGCAGCGCGGCGAGCTGCTCCAGCACCCGCTCCGGCCAGCCCTCCCGGCCGAGCTCGCCCGGGATCCGGCGCAGCAGGCCGGCCACGCCGGGCGCCTGCGCGTCGACCATCCGGGCGGCGACGGTGTCGACGGCGCTCCAGCCGCCGCGCTCCAGCCCCGCCAGGCCGGTGCGGACCTGGTCGCCGATCCAGGTGCTCAGCTCGTCCAGCCCGCCGGCGACCCGCTCGGTCCGGGCGGCGGCGCGGGCCGCGGCCGCCGCCGGGTCGGCCAGCTCGCCGGCCGGTCGTGCGGGCGTGGCGACGGCAGGCGCGCCCAGCCGGCGGGCGACGAACTCCGGCGGCTCGTGCGCGTCGACCAGCCCGTCGCTCCACCGGAGCAGCAGGGCGAGCGCGTGCTTGCAGGGCACCTTGCGGCTGGGGCAGCCGCACAGCCAGCGGGCGGCGTCGACGTCGAGGACGACGTCGTAGGGGGTCGCCCCGCTGCCCCGGCAGCGTCCCCAGACCTGGGCGCCGGAGCGCCCCGTGCCGATCCACGCGGTACCGGGCACGCGGAGCGCCGCCTGCCGGGCGGCGGTGTCGGCGGCGAGCCGGAGCACGCGGGGCCGGTCCCAGACCTCCGCCGCCTCGCTGACCATGGGCAGGAGCGTAGTTCGCCCCGCTGACACCGCCCCGTCGCGGGACGACCGGGCGCGGACGGCGGTTCCGGGGCTCCGGACGTGCGCTCGGCGCACGGTCGCCCGGCTCAGTCGAGGTTGTGCCGCAGTCCGGTCGGCACCCGCAGCCCCAGCAGGGCCTCGGTCATCCGGGCGGCGGCGACGGCCGCCCCGACCTCGT
The window above is part of the Friedmanniella luteola genome. Proteins encoded here:
- a CDS encoding SWIM zinc finger family protein, which encodes MVSEAAEVWDRPRVLRLAADTAARQAALRVPGTAWIGTGRSGAQVWGRCRGSGATPYDVVLDVDAARWLCGCPSRKVPCKHALALLLRWSDGLVDAHEPPEFVARRLGAPAVATPARPAGELADPAAAAARAAARTERVAGGLDELSTWIGDQVRTGLAGLERGGWSAVDTVAARMVDAQAPGVAGLLRRIPGELGREGWPERVLEQLAALHLLVQAHRRIDTLPADLAATVRGHVGYPVSRADVLAGPAVEDEWLAVGQLDTVESKLESRRVWLWGRHSRRWALWLTFVPPGGAPDTTVVLGDRFVGRLHFYPGAGQLRAVVGEPTAADPALAHRGEPWPPEDGLGTARRRFADLLAADPWAARLPVLLRAAPVPPDGDAGWRLRDADGICCPLLVGGAEPWPLVAQGRGRTVAVMAEWTAEGARPLAVLGAAGTGAAVLRAA
- a CDS encoding NAD-dependent malic enzyme, which produces MSALPSVSYSITVRLEVPAGGSSVSALTSAVEGAGGSVTALDVTASGHERLQIDVTCAARDTDHADELVEIMRAVPGVTIGKVSDRTFLMHLGGKIEMRSKHPIRNRDDLSMVYTPGVARVCLAIAKNKEDARRLTSKRNSIAVVTDGSAVLGLGNIGPEAALPVMEGKAALFKRFGDIDAWPLCLDTQDVDEIVAVVKAVAPGFAGINLEDISAPRCFEVEARLREQLDIPVFHDDQHGTAIVVLAALYNALRVVEKGIADVRIVMSGAGAAGTAIIKLLLAAGVRHIVVSDIEGVVHRGRPGLTGELAWLAEHTNALDVTGSLTAAVVGADVFIGVSAPNLLTGDDIAGMADDAIVFALANPEPEVDPLEAMQHAAVVATGRSDFPNQINNVLAFPGVFRGLIDARSKEITTTMLLAAARALAGVVTDDQLNAAYITPSVFNAEVHTAVATAVRRAAGGPAELPTDPDVVV
- a CDS encoding DUF5682 family protein, which codes for MTASAVEPAAAPAPERAEAPAGPVEPQVEVYGIRHHGPGSARSLLTALEAFAPDVVLIEGPVDADPLLHFAAAAGTAPPVALLAYAADDPAVSAFWPFAVFSPEWQALRWALGAGVEVGMCDLPAAQVLAPQRADLFDAEPPEPATDGPGAEDGAGVAPGGGAPGPAVAVADPDAALDPRRWARADPLRALAEAAGYDDPERWWDDVVEARLDGSSPFPLLTEAMAELRREVGRPAGKDALREERREAHMRQTIRAAVKRGRRRVAVVCGAWHAPALTWPLPPAVADARVLRGAPKRKVTLTWVPWTHGHLATASGYGAGITSPGWYEHLWTAPDAPVVRWLTHVAHALRRHDLVVSSAHVIEAVRLAETLAALRLRPLAGLAEVQEATRAVLCDGDDRAARLVTADLVVGEALGAVDPAVPMVPLEADLVATCRRLRVRREPKARVLDLDLRRPVDQARSQLFHRLRLLGIDWVTPADSGVDSQGTFRETWSATWRPALAVALVRAAVWGTTVESAATARVHDRLEGGSLVELTRTVEHCLLAGLPDALQRLFTVLAERAALDADVVHLMEALPPLARAQRYGDVRRTDTGALRQVSEVLVLRICAGLPQAVGSLDDDSAARLRGLVDQVGAAVGLLAEAAASTEDVELLAGTGLRERWLGALATVVDRRDVHGLLLGRVVRLLVDADRLDDVPARVERALSHGVDAAAKAAWVEGFFADGALLLLHDAQLRDLLDGWVTSLDEREFTDLLPLVRRTFGTFTPAERRSLAGRLVARGGPAASSPVAVELDEELAHGALDTVDLILGGAR
- a CDS encoding YqgE/AlgH family protein, yielding MSRPPGSPSPGSLLVSSVLIADGVFDQTVVLVLDCDEDGALGVILNEISQTSLDAVLPDWVGSVSEPRLLFHGGPVSPNGAICLASVRTPGEEPPGWRPLFDTVGLLHLDTPIEIVAGAYRDLRIFAGYAGWSAGQLQDEIAQGRWHLAEATYEDVFGRKPLDLWRVVLRRQPGETAFFATWVEDPELN
- a CDS encoding VWA domain-containing protein; translation: MSGPAEEEGRRRWRLLLGGAAEEELDATLTADEVAMDRTLAALYDGGEGEGGTRSRRAGGLGSSAPGVARWLGDIRTYFPTSVVQVMQRDAIDRLQLTSMLLEPELLDSVQPDVHLASTLIGLNRVMPETTRRTARLVVGKVVAEIERRIATRTTAAVNGAVSRADRTRRPRPADIDWPATISANLRNYLPEHRTVVPERLVGYRRASRTVSRDVVVALDQSGSMAESVVYAAVFAATLASLRTVRTSLVVFDTEVVDLTEQLADPVEVLFGCQLGGGTDINRALAYCQSLVTRPEETVLVLISDLFEGGLAEEMLRRVHQLVADGVLVVVLLALADSGAPAYDHEHAAALAALGVPAFACTPDQFPELLAVALSRGDVGLWAETTAREQAAPPG
- a CDS encoding ATP-binding protein encodes the protein MTTTTEAVPTPATAGEPLRPHAEQVYAAELTALAAADDRPRPPHWRLSPWAVVTYLLGGVLPDGTPVSPKYVGSRRLVEVAVATLATDRALLLLGVPGTAKSWVSEHLAAAVSGRSTLLVQGTSGTTEDAIRYGWNYARLLAEGPSDAALVPSPVMVAMRTGAIARIEELTRIPADVQDALITVLSEKTLPVPELGDEVQALKGFNVIATANDRDKGVNDLSSALRRRFNTVVLPLPAREEDEVAIVSSRVAEMASSLELPAVPTAVEEIRRVVTVFRELRSGLSADGRTRIKSPSATLSTAEAISVVTSGLALSAHFGDGQLRAADVAAGLVGAVVKDPVSDQVAWDEYLEVVVRPREDWAAFYRACREVG